A stretch of the Pristis pectinata isolate sPriPec2 chromosome 7, sPriPec2.1.pri, whole genome shotgun sequence genome encodes the following:
- the nr2f1a gene encoding nuclear receptor subfamily 2 group F member 1-A isoform X2, with the protein MPPTQPNPGQYALTNGDPLNGHCYLSGYISLLLRAEPYPTSRYGSQCMQPNNIMGIENICELAARLLFSAVEWARNIPFFPDLQITDQVALLRLTWSELFVLNAAQCSMPLHVAPLLAAAGLHASPMSADRVVAFMDHIRIFQEQVEKLKALHVDSAEYSCLKAIVLFTSDACGLSDAAHIESLQEKSQCALEEYVRSQYPNQPSRFGKLLLRLPSLRTVSSSVIEQLFFVRLVGKTPIETLIRDMLLSGSSFNWPYMSIQ; encoded by the exons ATGCCTCCAACTCAGCCAAACCCAGGCCAGTACGCGTTGACGAATGGGGACCCTTTGAACGGCCATTGCTATCTGTCTGGATACATCTCCTTACTACTGCGGGCCGAGCCTTACCCAACCTCTCGGTATGGGAGTCAATGTATGCAGCCCAACAACATCATGGGTATCGAGAACATTTGTGAGCTGGCTGCACGATTGCTTTTCAGCGCTGTGGAATGGGCCAGGAATATCCCTTTTTTCCCAGATCTGCAGATCACAGATCAGGTGGCTCTGTTAAGGCTGACTTGGAGTGAGTTATTTGTGCTCAATGCTGCCCAGTGTTCGATGCCGTTGCATGTGGCTCCTCTGCTGGCTGCTGCCGGCCTCCATGCCTCACCGATGTCCGCGGACAGGGTCGTTGCCTTCATGGATCACATAAGGATCTTCCAGGAGCAAGTCGAAAAACTGAAAGCTCTCCATGTTGACTCGGCAGAATACAGCTGTCTTAAAGCTATTGTGTTATTCACATCAG ATGCCTGTGGCCTGTCGGATGCTGCCCATATAGAGAGCCTGCAGGAGAAATCTCAGTGTGCTCTGGAGGAATATGTGAGGAGCCAGTACCCAAACCAGCCGAGCCGCTTTGGCAAGCTCTTACTGCGACTGCCTTCTCTTCGTACCGTCTCCTCCTCGGTCATCGAACAGCTCTTCTTCGTCCGTTTGGTAGGTAAAACACCAATTGAAACCCTCATCAGAGATATGTTACTGTCGGGGAGCAGCTTCAACTGGCCTTATATGTCCATCCAATGA
- the nr2f1a gene encoding nuclear receptor subfamily 2 group F member 1-A isoform X1, with amino-acid sequence MAMVVSTWRDPQDDVAGAQGGQSAQAQPGQQQQTTSGAPHTPQTPGQPGPPSTPLGGSSQSVQPGGEKQPSSQQQQHIECVVCGDKSSGKHYGQFTCEGCKSFFKRSVRRNLTYTCRANRNCPIDQHHRNQCQYCRLKKCLKVGMRREAVQRGRMPPTQPNPGQYALTNGDPLNGHCYLSGYISLLLRAEPYPTSRYGSQCMQPNNIMGIENICELAARLLFSAVEWARNIPFFPDLQITDQVALLRLTWSELFVLNAAQCSMPLHVAPLLAAAGLHASPMSADRVVAFMDHIRIFQEQVEKLKALHVDSAEYSCLKAIVLFTSDACGLSDAAHIESLQEKSQCALEEYVRSQYPNQPSRFGKLLLRLPSLRTVSSSVIEQLFFVRLVGKTPIETLIRDMLLSGSSFNWPYMSIQ; translated from the exons ATGGCAATGGTAGTTAGTACTTGGCGAGATCCTCAGGACGACGTGGCCGGAGCTCAGGGCGGCCAGTCTGCACAAGCGCAGCCGGGCCAGCAACAGCAGACGACGTCGGGTGCTCCTCACACACCGCAGACCCCGGGCCAGCCGGGGCCGCCTTCCACTCCGCTCGGAGGCAGCAGTCAGAGCGTCCAGCCGGGCGGTGAGAAGCAGCCGTCCAGCCAGCAACAGCAGCACATTGAGTGTGTCGTGTGTGGGGATAAATCCAGCGGCAAGCACTACGGCCAGTTCACATGTGAGGGCTGTAAAAGTTTCTTCAAGAGAAGTGTTCGGCGAAACTTAACGTACACATGTCGTGCCAACCGGAATTGTCCTATAGATCAGCACCACCGCAATCAGTGTCAATACTGTCGCCTGAAGAAATGCCTCAAAGTTGGGATGAGACGCGAAG CGGTTCAGCGAGGAAGAATGCCTCCAACTCAGCCAAACCCAGGCCAGTACGCGTTGACGAATGGGGACCCTTTGAACGGCCATTGCTATCTGTCTGGATACATCTCCTTACTACTGCGGGCCGAGCCTTACCCAACCTCTCGGTATGGGAGTCAATGTATGCAGCCCAACAACATCATGGGTATCGAGAACATTTGTGAGCTGGCTGCACGATTGCTTTTCAGCGCTGTGGAATGGGCCAGGAATATCCCTTTTTTCCCAGATCTGCAGATCACAGATCAGGTGGCTCTGTTAAGGCTGACTTGGAGTGAGTTATTTGTGCTCAATGCTGCCCAGTGTTCGATGCCGTTGCATGTGGCTCCTCTGCTGGCTGCTGCCGGCCTCCATGCCTCACCGATGTCCGCGGACAGGGTCGTTGCCTTCATGGATCACATAAGGATCTTCCAGGAGCAAGTCGAAAAACTGAAAGCTCTCCATGTTGACTCGGCAGAATACAGCTGTCTTAAAGCTATTGTGTTATTCACATCAG ATGCCTGTGGCCTGTCGGATGCTGCCCATATAGAGAGCCTGCAGGAGAAATCTCAGTGTGCTCTGGAGGAATATGTGAGGAGCCAGTACCCAAACCAGCCGAGCCGCTTTGGCAAGCTCTTACTGCGACTGCCTTCTCTTCGTACCGTCTCCTCCTCGGTCATCGAACAGCTCTTCTTCGTCCGTTTGGTAGGTAAAACACCAATTGAAACCCTCATCAGAGATATGTTACTGTCGGGGAGCAGCTTCAACTGGCCTTATATGTCCATCCAATGA